Proteins encoded within one genomic window of Pieris rapae chromosome 1, ilPieRapa1.1, whole genome shotgun sequence:
- the LOC110996311 gene encoding uncharacterized protein LOC110996311 encodes MSCDCKTQGKKPQSQKALLKAQANKNYYSYYDTPDGCDIPKKILAASRFGAIVGVLIATKDILLYSHSVSVGSIIKRYIYHTGPLMAMGATFAAVSNGMLQYRQEDDQLNYFAGGFACGPILAAYLRNYHAILLGGLFLGAIGIIKKESLIHSAPLFPCPPGHMRTVRDWRNNYNTLYKDPLDEMKKTCSVHDKEKK; translated from the exons atgtcgtGCGACTGTAAGACTCAAGGAAAAAAGCCACAAAGTCAAAAAGCACTACTAAAAGCACAAGcaaacaaaaactattatagTTACTATGATACGCCGGACGGATGTGATATTCCGAAAAAG atcCTTGCAGCGTCGCGTTTTGGTGCAATTGTTGGTGTACTGATTGCTACTAAAGACATTCTGCTCTATTCTCATTCTGTGAGCGTTGGGTCCATTATAAAacg atatatctACCATACCGGACCGCTAATGGCGATGGGTGCGACATTCGCCGCAGTTTCTAACGGCATGCTTCAGTATAGACAAGAGGATGACCAGTTAAACTACTTTGCAG GTGGTTTCGCCTGCGGGCCCATACTCGCAGCCTACTTACGGAACTACCACGCGATTCTTCTAGGTGGGCTTTTTCTCGGGGCCATTGGGATCATAAAGAAGGAATCCTTAATTCATTCAGCACCCCTTTTCCCTTGCCCACCGGGGCATATGCGCACGGTTCGTGATTGGAGGAACAATTACAATACCCTGTATAAGGATCCTTTGGATG AGATGAAGAAAACGTGCAGTGTTCACGACAAAGAGAAGAAATAA